The following coding sequences are from one Coleofasciculus chthonoplastes PCC 7420 window:
- a CDS encoding heavy metal translocating P-type ATPase gives METSHLRLQGMGCASCAATIEQAIKNVSGVVDCNVNFAMEQGTVTYNPKATTLDTIQKAVADAGYGAHPLDTTRMGEDTDAEKEAREAHQRDLKRKVIVGGVISLLLVVGSLPAMTGLHIPHFPTWLHNAWVQLVLSTPVLFWCGQSFFVGAWKAFKRHGADMNTLVALGTGSAYLYSLFVTFFPGFLIAQGLSPDVYYEPAAVIITLILLGRLLENRAKGQTSEAIRKLMGLQAKTARVIRKGEEVDIPIEQVIVDDIIVVRPGEKIPVDGQVVDGASTIDESMVTGEPIPVKKQAGDEVIGATINKTGSFKFRASRVGKDTVLAQIVKLVQEAQGSKAPIQKLADQVTGWFVPVVIAVAIATFLIWFNVMGNITLATITTVGVLIIACPCALGLATPTSIMVGTGLGAENGILIKGGDSLEIAHKLQAIVLDKTGTITEGKPSVTDYVTIKGTADSYEIKLLRLAAAVERLSEHPLAEAIVNYAKSQGVEFPLPDVQNFEAVAGMGVQGEVENHLIQIGTQRWMDGLEIDTQSLQSQKQTWEAATKTTAWIAVDGKMEGLVGIADALKPSSVEAVKKLQRLGLQVVMLTGDNQQTADAIAREIGIQHVFAEVRPDQKSDVIRSLQSQAIKKTPQSTNSQGGFSKISGFFLNLIGKTRPYTINNQHSNRIVAMVGDGINDAPALAQADVGIAIGTGTDVAMAASDITLISGDLNGVVTAIQLSHATMGNIRQNLFFAFVYNTAGIPIAAGILYPLFGVLLNPIIAGGAMALSSVSVVTNALRLRNFQPKIL, from the coding sequence ATGGAAACCAGCCATCTACGACTACAAGGAATGGGTTGCGCCTCTTGCGCCGCCACCATTGAACAAGCCATCAAAAACGTTTCTGGCGTTGTTGACTGTAATGTTAACTTTGCCATGGAACAAGGAACTGTAACCTATAATCCCAAAGCGACAACCTTAGACACCATCCAAAAAGCCGTCGCCGATGCGGGATATGGGGCGCATCCCTTAGATACCACCCGAATGGGTGAAGACACCGACGCTGAAAAAGAAGCACGGGAAGCCCATCAACGGGATCTCAAACGTAAAGTTATCGTCGGCGGCGTTATCAGTCTCCTCCTCGTCGTCGGTTCACTTCCGGCGATGACAGGGTTGCACATTCCCCACTTTCCCACTTGGCTGCATAATGCTTGGGTGCAACTGGTGTTAAGTACACCTGTACTGTTTTGGTGCGGTCAATCCTTCTTTGTCGGCGCGTGGAAAGCCTTTAAACGCCATGGCGCGGATATGAATACACTGGTGGCGCTGGGGACAGGTTCTGCTTATTTATATTCTCTATTTGTTACCTTTTTCCCTGGCTTTTTAATCGCCCAAGGCTTGTCACCGGATGTCTACTACGAACCCGCCGCCGTGATTATTACCCTAATTTTACTGGGGCGACTGTTGGAAAATAGGGCAAAGGGTCAAACCTCAGAAGCGATTCGTAAGTTAATGGGATTACAGGCAAAAACCGCGCGGGTAATTCGGAAAGGTGAAGAGGTGGATATTCCCATTGAACAGGTAATCGTCGATGATATTATTGTTGTCCGCCCTGGGGAAAAGATTCCCGTGGATGGGCAAGTGGTTGATGGTGCATCCACGATTGATGAATCCATGGTTACGGGTGAACCGATTCCGGTAAAAAAACAAGCTGGCGATGAAGTGATTGGCGCTACGATTAATAAAACCGGGAGTTTTAAATTCCGTGCCTCACGAGTGGGGAAAGATACGGTATTGGCGCAAATTGTCAAATTAGTCCAAGAGGCGCAAGGGTCAAAAGCCCCGATTCAGAAACTCGCGGATCAAGTGACAGGCTGGTTTGTACCCGTTGTGATTGCGGTTGCGATCGCGACCTTTTTGATCTGGTTTAATGTCATGGGTAATATTACCCTTGCCACGATTACCACGGTTGGCGTTTTAATTATTGCTTGTCCCTGTGCCTTAGGATTAGCTACTCCGACATCGATTATGGTTGGCACGGGTTTAGGCGCAGAAAATGGCATTTTAATTAAAGGGGGAGACAGTTTAGAAATTGCCCATAAACTTCAGGCAATTGTTCTGGATAAAACGGGTACGATTACCGAAGGAAAACCTAGTGTAACTGACTATGTAACCATCAAAGGAACCGCAGATAGTTATGAAATTAAACTCCTGCGATTAGCCGCCGCTGTAGAACGGCTTTCAGAACATCCCTTAGCCGAAGCCATTGTTAACTATGCCAAATCTCAAGGCGTAGAATTCCCCTTACCCGACGTACAAAACTTTGAAGCCGTAGCCGGAATGGGCGTACAAGGTGAAGTGGAGAATCACCTCATCCAAATTGGTACTCAACGCTGGATGGATGGATTAGAAATTGATACCCAATCCCTACAATCCCAGAAACAAACCTGGGAAGCGGCGACAAAAACAACGGCTTGGATTGCTGTGGATGGTAAGATGGAGGGATTAGTCGGTATTGCTGACGCCTTAAAACCCTCCTCCGTCGAGGCGGTAAAGAAACTGCAACGCCTGGGGTTGCAAGTAGTGATGTTAACAGGGGATAATCAACAAACAGCAGACGCGATCGCACGAGAAATTGGTATCCAGCACGTCTTTGCCGAAGTGCGCCCCGATCAGAAATCGGATGTCATCCGTTCCCTACAAAGTCAAGCGATTAAGAAGACTCCACAATCAACAAATAGCCAGGGCGGGTTTAGTAAAATTAGTGGTTTTTTCCTAAACCTTATCGGTAAAACCCGCCCCTACACTATCAACAATCAACATTCAAATCGTATTGTTGCTATGGTAGGCGATGGCATTAATGACGCCCCAGCCTTAGCCCAAGCGGATGTGGGAATAGCCATTGGTACGGGTACGGATGTGGCTATGGCAGCCAGTGATATTACCCTAATTTCCGGGGATTTAAACGGGGTTGTCACCGCGATTCAACTTAGCCACGCCACGATGGGAAATATTCGCCAAAATCTGTTTTTTGCTTTTGTTTATAACACCGCAGGTATTCCGATTGCGGCGGGAATTCTTTATCCATTATTTGGTGTATTACTCAATCCAATTATAGCCGGGGGAGCCATGGCGTTGAGTTCTGTTTCTGTAGTCACTAATGCATTACGGTTACGGAATTTTCAGCCAAAAATTCTGTAG
- a CDS encoding CsbD family protein: MFRIINQVSGNSQQYRAKKVLSVLLSMALVALTWTGTLFNPMPTAQALTVKTTQFIIADSNPVDKVFGSGTSDQIQGKAKEDIGTVERNMGKAKADIQGAAKQVQGQAQQDTGMVKNRAEDAGSELEDAAENLGDAIKSLFGE, from the coding sequence ATGTTCAGGATAATTAATCAAGTTTCGGGAAATTCTCAACAATACCGGGCTAAAAAGGTACTGTCAGTTCTTTTGTCGATGGCATTAGTGGCATTGACTTGGACAGGCACTTTATTTAATCCCATGCCTACAGCCCAGGCTTTAACCGTGAAAACGACACAATTTATCATTGCTGATAGTAACCCCGTTGATAAAGTATTTGGTTCGGGAACCAGCGACCAAATTCAAGGGAAAGCCAAAGAAGATATTGGCACGGTAGAACGAAATATGGGCAAAGCTAAGGCAGACATTCAAGGTGCAGCCAAACAAGTCCAAGGGCAGGCGCAACAAGATACAGGTATGGTTAAAAATCGCGCCGAAGATGCCGGTTCGGAGCTAGAAGATGCTGCTGAAAATTTGGGAGATGCGATTAAGAGTTTATTTGGAGAATAG